The DNA window AACCGGACGGATGCTGGCGATCCCGAGAAGCACACCGCCGACGGCGATGGCAGCTGTGGGAAAGAGCCCGCGGTCGCTGAGACCCCATACAGCAGCGAGATCGAGAACCACGACGGCCGCCAGCGCGATCGTGAGCATGACGAAGGCGATATTGCCGAGGATGAACCCGTTCGCGCGCACCACGATGATGGTCGCGACAGACGCTCCGATCAGGAGCAGCCAGGCAGCGACGTTCATGTGCAGGTTCGGGTACTGACCCAGGTGGAGCGAGAAGCGCCACAGGCAGCTGAGGATGATCATCGCTCCGCCGACCGCGAGCCCCGTGCCGAGCTGGTGGGTTCCGAGTGAGGCGCGCGCCGCAGCGGTTCGGTTCGGTCTGCGGGCAGTTCTGGTCACTTGGGAACCTCCAGTACGACCGTCGTTCCGGCGTCGGGAGCGCTGAAAACGCGCACGCTGCCGCCCGCGTCACGCACCCGAGCGACCACGGATTCGGCGAAGCCGAGCCTGCCGTCTTCGACGGCCTGCGGGTCGAAGCCGACACCGGCATCCGTCACAACACCGCGGACAACCTCACCGTCATCGCTGAGGGTGACGTGGGCGACCGTCTGTCCCGAGTGCCTGCGCACGTTCTCGAGACACTCACTGAGTGCGAGGACGAATGCCTCGAGTTTGCCGCCGGGCAGACCAAGCTGCCCGGAGCCGTGCCAGTTGATGTCGAGTCCCATTGAGCCGAACCGCCTCTTGAGCGCTTCGAGGGTGCCTCCGAGTGCGAGTTCGGCGGTGTTGGTCAGGGTGTACTCGCCACTGGACTTGGGCTGCGGGGATTCGCCGAGGCGCAGTCTCGTGAGCAGTGCGCCGTCGGACTCAGCCTGGGCCCGCAGGGCTTCCGGAGCGACTCCGACGCCGGAGTGAGCGAGCAGCGTGAGCGTTGCGAGCACCGTGTCGTGCAGCAACCTCGCGTCCCTGTGCCGCTGGGTTTCCGTCTCGGTGGCCCGGCGCTCAACGTTGTGCGCTCGGCCGATGCTCGCGACGCGCGCCATGATGCGAGGGAAACTGGACCTGAGCCAGAGGCCGAACATCGTCGACACACCCCAGCCGACGGAGATGAAGACGAGAAGGGGGAGAGTGCGCGGATTGATTCCGGTGCTGAGGGCGAGGATGGTTCCGATCGTGCTGAGGAACGCGAGCGCAAGGCAGACGAGTTGCCCCCAGGTGGAAACGAGGATCGTGGCCATCGACCCGATTCCCCATGCGCCGAGAGCTGAGATGGCGCTGCCCGTTCCCATGTTCAGCTGGCCGCCGGCGGGGATGTAGATCGCGGCGATGGTCGACAGCCCGATGCTGTAGGTGAGGATCATCCACAGCGGGTCGGGCCGGTAGGTCATCACGGTTTGCGCCACGGCCAGGACAGCGAGAAGGACCACACAGGTGAGGTAGCTCGTAAACTCCATGGCGCCGGGCAGGGACAGGCAGATCAGAGCGGTCGCGGTTCCCGTGAGACCGAAGAGCCGGGTGGTGCGGTAGAGCAGTCGTGCGAGCTGCCAGCTGAAGCGGTCCCGCTCTTCGGCGCTCAGTCGTTTCGGGCTCATCCTTCGCCCGGTTGTGCACCGAACGGGCGCAAGAGGGTCGATTGCGCTTCATCAAGGGTGCCAACCATGCTCGGCAGTATATTGCCCCCCGGATACTCCCGACCGACGACGCGGCCGGTTTATGCCTCTCAGGCGGCTGGCGAATTCAGCAGCCGCGAGAGGTGAAAGCTCACGGCGACGTGCTCGATCAGGAACCCGTCGTGCCCGTATTCGGATTCGATGACCGCGGGAGAGTTTCCGTCGATACCCGTGCGGATGCCTGCGGCAATGCGTTCCTGCCCTTCGACGGGGAATAACCGGTCTGAATCGATCCCAAGCACGAGAGTGGGTGCACGTACCCGACCGAGGGCGGCCTCGATTCCGTCGCGGTCGCGACCGACATCGTGGGAGTTCATCGCTTCCACGAGCGTGATGTAGCTGTTGGCGTCGAAGCGGCGAGTGAACTTGTTGCCGTGGAAGTCGATGTACGACTCGACCGCGTACTTGCCGCCGTCACCGAGGGGGCTGATGGGGGATTGCCAGCTGCGCTCGAACCTGTCGTTGAGTTCGGTCGGGCTGCGGTAGTTGAGCAGCGCCATCCGCCGCGCGAGGGCGAGCCCCCGATGTGGGCCCTCACCGTCGCGCGCGTCGTAGAAGTCTCCCCCTGCAAACAGGGGATCCGTCCTGATCGCCTCGATCTGCACCGAGTTGAGCGCGATCTGGTCTGCCGTGGTCATGGGAGGTGCCGCGAGGACCGCGAGACGACCGACCCGGTCGGGAAAGCCGACGGCCCATTCCAGCGCGTGCATTCCGCCCATCGACCCGCCGATGACCGCAGCCCAGGTCCCGATGCCGAGCGCGTCGGCGAGGGCGACCTGTGCGCTGACCTGATCGCGGATCGTGGTGAACGGAAAACGTGACGCCCATTCGAACCCGTCGGGCGAGAAGGACGCGGGCCCGGTCGAGCCCTGGCAGCCACCGAGCATGTTCGGGGTGACGACGAACCAGACGTCGGTGTCGATCGCGAGTCCCGGCCCGACGATCTCCTGCCACCAGCCCGCCGTGGGGTGGCCGGGAGCGGCTGGGCCCATGACATGGCTGTCTCCGGTGAGCGCGTGGGCGATCAGGATCGCATTGTCCCTCTCGGGGGAGAGGGTGCCCCGGGTCTCGAAGGCGATGCGGACGTGCGGCAGGCTCTGTCCACTCTCGAACTCGAGCGGACCCAGGTCGGCGAACAGCCGGAACCCACGCGGGTCCCCATCCCGCCACGCTCCCGTTGCCGGTGGCTTACCGAGCACGTGCCTGGTGTCCGCCTCGGTGATGAAGCGCGACGGGACCGTGTCTTCGGGTGTCTGCCAGTCCATGCGTCCATTGTGCCCAACCGGGGTCCGGGCTGCCGTCGTGTTACGACTTCGGCCTGTTTCGCTCAGACGGATGCCGAGATTCGCGCGATTCTGCGGAGCGCTGCGTCCTCGGATGTCGACCGACGGCCGAGAATGCGTCGGACGCCACCGAGAACCACCCGGGTGGTCGTGACGGCGGGGAACAGCGGTCGACCCAGGCCGAGGAGCTCGCGATATTCGCGGGGGATCGATGCAACCGCGCCTGCGAAGAGCACGCGGTAGGCCGGAAGGACCCCTCGTGACAGCGGAGGATTGCGGATGAAGTGCACGATCTCTGCCACTCGCTCGTCGTGTTTGAGGGTTCCAGCCGCATACACGGAGTGCAGGTGTTCCTTGAGCGCTGCGGCCGATCGGGGCGGCTGTTCGACGCCGATGAGCTCACCGGCCTTCGCCCACTCGCTCACATACGCGTCGGCGCCGCCGGGAATCGGTGACCCCCAGAGAAGCTGGCAGGCGAGGAACGAGTCGGTGAAGACCGAGTGCACCCAGTCGAGGAGTTCCGGATCGCCGGCCGCGTACTCGCGCTCGTCGCCGTTCGCGTCGAGGTATGTTCCCGTGACGCGTTCGTGGAACCGGCCGACGCGCTGCGACTCCGCCACAGCGGTGGCCGTATCGGCGAAGGTGACGGTCATCAGCCAGCGAATGGTCCCCGACAAACGACCGAGCGGGTCTTCCCGGTACCTCGACCAGTCATGGACGCCGGCGAGCGCGCCCGGATGGAGCGCCTGCATCAGGAGCGATCGGATGCCGGCGACCATCGTCGGCAGTTCACCGTGCACCGCCCACGAGGCGGAGCCCGGACCGAAGAAGCCGGCGTCACCGCCGTCCTCGAGTCGCTCGACCCAGGCGGGTCGCCCCTCACTCGAGCCGGACAGTGTGCTCAGGAGATGCGACTTCCATGCGTCGGCCAGCCTCGTCATCGGGCGAGGATAGCTCCGGGCGCTGGGAGTGCGCCGACCGTTCGGATCGCCGACAGTTCCGGCGACAGTTTCGGCGACCGTTCGGCGCCCCAGCATCCGATTAAGGAACTCTGACCGGGCTACGCCCGCGCGGCCTCCACGACCTTGCGGGCAGCGGCCAGCCCTTGCTCAAGGTCTGCCTTGAGGTCGGCAACGTTCTCCAGCCCGACCGAGAGGCGCACGAGGCCAGGCGTGACCCCGGTGGTGAGCTGCTGCTCAGGGGTGAGCTGGGAGTGGGTCGTCGACGCCGGGTGGATCACGAGCGAGCGGACGTCACCGATGTTGGCGAGGTGGGAGAACAGGCTCAGCGTGTTGACGAGCTCACTTCCGGCGTCGACGCCGCCCTTGAGTTCGAAGCTCAAGACAGCCCCGACGCCCTTCGGTGCGTACTTGTTCGCCGCCGCGTACCAGGGGCTCGATGGCAGTCCCGAGTAGTTCACGCTCGCGATGTCCGGGTGGCTGTCGAGCCACTCAGCGATTTCCTGCGCGTTCTGTACGTGACGCTCGATCCGGAGGGACAGGGTTTCGATGCCCTGGATGAGCTGCCAGGCGCTCGCCGGGGCGATCGCAGCACCGAGATCGCGGAGCAGCTGTACGCGCGCCTTGATGATGTACGCGAGGCCATCACCGACAGCCGTCGTGTAGCTTGCGCCGTGGTACGACGGGTCCGGCTCGGTGAGGCCGGGGAACTTCTCCACGTTTTTCGACCACTCGAATGTGCCGCCATCGACGATCACGCCGCCGATAACCGTGCCGTGGCCACCGAGGAACTTCGTCGCGGAGTGCACGATGATGTCGGCGCCGTGCTCGAACGGCCGGATGAGGTACGGCGTCGCGATCGTGTTGTCGACGATGAGCGGGATGCCTGCCTCGTGCGCGATGCTCGACACCAGCGCGATATCGAGGATGTTGATGCGTGGGTTGCCGATCGTCTCGGCGAAGAACAGCTTCGTGTTCGGGCGGATGGCGCGGTGCCACTCGTCGGCGTCATCCTGGTCCTCGACAAAGGTCGTCTCGATGCCGAGCTTCGCGAGCGTGTACTTGAACAGGTTGTACGTACCGCCGTAGATCGACGATGACGACACGATGTGATCGCCCGCCTGGGCAATGTTGAGGATCGAGGCTGTCGACGCGGCCTGGCCAGACGCGAGGAGGAGGGCCCCGCTGCCCCCTTCGAGAGCGGCGACCCGCTCCTCAACGACGGCCTGCGTCGGGTTCTGGATCCGCGTGTAGATGTTGCCGAACTCGGCGAGGGCGAAGAGGTTCTTGGCGTGGTCTGCGCTGTCGAAGACATAGCTCGTGGTCTGGTAGATCGGCGTCGCGCGAGCCTTCGTCGTCGGGTCGGGCGCGGCACCCGAGTGAATCTGCTTGGTTTCGAACTGCCAGGAAGCTGAATCGGCCATGATGAGCTCTTTTCGGGTGAGGTTGCGGGACACAGGCTGGGGCGCTGGGCCCTCACTCGAGACTAAGCACCGTGAGAGCGGGCACACAATCCCACCGCAACATGGCGTAATCGGGTCTGCCGGGCGGATCCGATCTCGCGTGGACCCGCCGCTACTCTGGAGCAATGACGAGAAGACGCGCGGTCGTGACAGGGGCAAGTTCAGGAATCGGCGAGGCGACAGTTCGCCTGTTCGCGAGCCGCGGCTGGGAGGTCGTCGGCGTCGCCCGCCGCCGTGACCGGCTCGAAGCGCTCGCCGCAGAAACCGGTGCGCACGTCGTTGTCGCCGACGTCACAGTCCAGGCCGACGTCGACCGCCTGCGGGACGAGGTCGCAGCATCCGGTGGTGCTGATGTCCTGGTCTGCAACGCCGGCGGTGCTTTCGGCATGGACTCGGTCGAGGCGAGCGACCCCGACGACTGGGCGAGGATGTTCGACGTCAACGTGCTCGGGACCAAACGTGTGATCTCCGCGCTGCTTCCGGTTCTCCGCGACACGGTCGATGCACCGGATGCCGCATCGCTCGTCGGCGTCACATCGATCGCCGGTTCGATCGCCTACGAGGGAGGCGGGGGATACAACGCTGCCAAGTTCGCCGAGCGGGCGCTCTTCGCCGTGCTCAGGCTCGAACTGGCCGGTGAGCCGATTCGTGTCATCGACGTAGCGCCGGGAATGGTGCACACCGAGGAATTCTCGCTCGTGCGATTCGGCGGCGACCAGGCCCGCGCCGATGCGGTCTACGACGACGTGCCAGACCCGCTCGTTGCCGACGACATCGCCGAGGCCATCGTGCACGCCGTCGAACTGCCCGCGCGCGTCAACATCGACTCGATCGTCGTGAAGCCGGTCGCCCAGGCGGCCCCGCACAAGGTGATCCGTGGCCAACTCGCGATGAAGCGGAGCTGAACGGCCTGACTCGCGTGTAGGTTCTTCGGCATGACCAATACCGACGGCCCGCTCACCGGCGGAAACATGAACGCCGTCACCAGAATCGGGAACGCGGTCCGGCGAACGGCAGGGCCGTGGACGCCGACGGTGCACCGGTACCTTCGGTACCTTGAGCGCAACGGCATCGACTGGGCCCCGCAGCCGATCCGGTGCGACGACGACCACGAGGTGCTGAGCTTCATCCACGGGGATGTGCCGGTCTATCCGCTTCCCAGCTGGATCTGGGACGATGCGGTGCTCATCGACGGCGCGAAGAAGCTCAGGCAACTGCACGACGCCTCGATCGGGTTCGCCGTCGACACAGCGATCTGGCAGTCGCCGACGAAGATTCCGTCAGAGGTGATCTGTCACAACGACTTCGCGCCGCACAACCTCGCCTTCGCCACCGACGGTTCCATCGTCGGTGCCATCGACTTCGACCAGGCCTCGCCGGGCCCCAGGCTCTGGGACCTGGCCTATTTCGCCACCCGCGCCTGCCCGCTCACCCGGCATCCGCCCGTTGGCGCGCCCGGTCCCGACGACGCCAGGCGACGTGTCGAACTGATCCTGGAGGCGTATGGGTCGGATGCCAGCTGGCGCGATCTTGTGCGCGTTGCGGCGACGCGGTTGTGGGACCTGGCCGAGCTGTCGCGGGACAAAGCGGAGGAGCTGTTCAAACCGGAGCTCAGGTCGGAGGCTCTCGCCTACGACCGTGACGCCGAATACCTGGCGTCGGTTCTCCGCGCGTCCGCCTAGAAGTGCGTGATTCCGTAGACCGGGCCGTCTGAGGCGAGAAGAGCCTTGAGTCGCCGAGCCGCGCCATCGGTGTGCTCGATGAGCTGTCCTGCTGCGCGAAGCACAACGGGATCGGCGCCGCCGAGATAGAGCGAGCTGAGCACCCACGCGTCGAGCTCGACGTCGGGAGTTGCGGAATCGTCGCGTTCCACCCGCGCGGTGGCATCCGTTACCGAGATCCGGAAAACGCCGTCGGCGAAGCCGAGGTCATCGGTGACGCGGAGGACGATGTCACCGTCGGCGACGTACGGGCGCGCCTCGAGCGCGGTGATCGGGTCGAGGATACGCAGCCAGACCCAGTCCTCGGCAGCGGTGACGGTGATCGCCCTCGGGTCGACGAGCGCCCAGGACAGTGGGTCATCGAGCCGACCAGCGCGCCAGGTCACCGAGTCGCACAGTTCGATCGACGCGAGGTAGTACCAGAGGCCCAGGTAAGCGTTGTCGTCGGCCGCGACGAGGTCGAGGACCTCGACAGACCGCGCTTCTGTTCCCTTGCCGCCGAACCGGTAGGAGACGTAACCGTCGATCTCGCCATCGGTGTCGTAGTGCAGCGCCGCGCGGATCGCGCGGTCTTCGTCCTTCGCCTCGTCGGCCTGTCCCGAAATCCGACCCCAGATGCCGGCGTGCCTGCTGACGGAGCCGGTCTGGCTGGCGTGGAACCGGTCGAACACGGCGGGAGCGATGTCGATCAGATCGCGGGCATCGACCCACTCGGCGGTTCCGGTCGGTGTCGTGTGCAGCCGGAAGCGCGCGTCGGTGGCGACGGAGATGTTGTTGGCCCAGGTGGCGGGGCCGAACCCGAACCTTCGGTAGATCGTGGCTTCGGTTGCCGTCAGTGCGGCAATCGCCATTCCCGCTTCGTGGGCGCGGGTGAGGCTGTCCGTCATCATGCGGCGGAGGAGGCCCTTGCGGCGGTGGGTCGGACGCACGGTCACTGACGAAATCAGGTGAGTGGGCACGAGGCGGCCGCCGCCGACGTTGACGGTCTTCTCAAACGAGGCGAAGGTGGCGACGGGGTATTCGGGCGGCAGTGAGGACGCGCGGCGCGTGACCGGGTAGGCACCGGTGAGGACCTGATTGTCTTTCCTCAGGCGGACGGCTGCCCTGGCGACGGCCTCGTCGGTCATGCGCGGGTAGTGGAATGCCTGGTTCTCGACCTGGATCCAACCGACCGTCTCGGGGAAGTTGTCGTCGGTCGGTGCGGCCGCGCCGAAGACGTGGAGTTCGTATTCCTTCTCGTGTTTGCTCACTGCTTAACCGTACCTCGGTGTTCTGAGGGGGAGTTCCTGAGGGGTACCGTGAACCCATGACACCTGCGGCCGAGACCAGCTCCCCAGCCCCTGTTCCCGACCGCGAGGTCCTCAGCTGGGACGAGTTCGGTTCGGCCTCACGCGAACTGGCGAAGACTGTTCTCGCCTCGGGTTTCACCGCCGATATCGTCGTTGCCATCGCGCGCGGTGGCCTGCTCCTGGCCGGGTCGATCTCGTACGCGCTCGGCACCAAGAACTGCGGCAGCATCAACGTCGAGTTCTACACGGGTGTCGACGAGCGGCTGCCTGAACCCGTGCTCCTGCCGCCGCTTCTCGACGCTCCAGCGCTCCTCGGTCGGAACGTGCTGCTCGTCGATGACGTCTCCGACTCCGGTCGCACGCTCGCGATGGTCGTCGACCTGTTGCGTGGCCACGGCGCGACGGTGCGCACGGTAACCCTCTACTCCAAGCCGAGGACGGTCCTCGAACCCGACTTCGTCTGGCGCAGGACCGACAGGTGGATCACCTTCCCGTGGTCCGCGTTGCCACCGGTGACCGCTGACGCCCCGTAGGCTCGACGTATGAGTGTGCACCTGGTTGGCGGCGGTTGGTCCGAATCGAAGAGTCCTGCGGTCTATGACCTGTTCGTTGCGGAGGCTGCTGAACGCGCAGAGTCCGAGTCGTTCGATGGCGCGCCGCGCATCGCCGTGATCGTGGTTCGCGATGAAGACGGTGATGCACACGCGGCGAAGCTGGTCGATGCCGCGTCAGCAGCCGGGGCGTTCGAACCTGTGGTCACCTCACTCGCGTTCGGCGAGACCGCGACGCCCGCTTCGCTCGCCGGCGTGCACGGAATTATCGTCGGCGGCGGGTTGACGCCCGCCTACCTCGCGAGCCTCACGCCGATCTTTGGCGAAATCAGGCGGCTCGTGGCGTCCGGCGTTCCGTACCTCGGATTCTCCGCCGGAGCCTCGATCGCATCAGAGCGCGCTCTCGTCGGTGGCTGGCGGATCGGCGGCGTCGAGGTCAGCCCCGAGGCAGGTTCGGAGCACCTGGATGAGGTCACCGTTGAGAACGGCATCGGCCTCCTCGACATCTCGGTCGACGTGCACGCCGTGCAGTGGGGCAACCTGTCGCGCCTTATCGCGGCAACCGAAGCGGGCCTCGTCGACGGCGGCGTCGCGATCGACGAGAACACAGCCTTTGTGGTCGGCGAGGGCGCTCTTCGCGTCGTCGGTGCCGGCAGCGTGTGGCAGGTCCTGTCCACCGACGGTGGTGTCCGCGTCTCCTCACTCGCCGCGGGATGAATTTCACCCTCACAGAGCTCGCCGCCCAGGGTCTGATCGATCGGGGCTGGGCGAGCGCGCTCGAGCCGGTGCAGCCCGAGTTGTCTGCCCTCTCCGAGTTCCTCGACGCTGAGACGGCGTCTGGCAGGGGTTTTCTGCCGGCACCGGAGAATGTGCTGCGCGCGTTTCGGTCGCCGCTCGACGGCATCCGGGTGCTCCTCGTCGGACAGGATCCGTATCCGACCCCGGGGCATCCGATCGGCCTGTCGTTCGCTGCGGATCCCCACGTCAGGCCGCTTCCGCGGAGCCTCGTCAACATCTACCGCGAGCTGAACGATGATCTGGGCATCGCGCCGGCGGAGTCTGGCGACCTGAGCCCGTGGACCGATCGCGGCGTGCTGCTCCTCAACCGGGTGCTCACCGTGTCACCGGGCGAGGCGGGTTCGCACCGGCGGAAGGGCTGGGAGGCGGTGACCGGGTGCGCCATCCGTGCCATCGCTGCCAGGGACAAGCCGCTCGTCTCGATCCTCTGGGGAAAGGATGCCCAGGCTCTCGCGCCCCTGCTCGGTTCGACTCCACGAATCGAGAGCGTGCACCCGAGCCCGCTCTCAGCGTCGCGCGGATTCTTCGGCTCACGGCCGTTCTCCCGGGCTAACGAACTGCTCGTCGAGCAGGGCGCTGAGCCCATCGACTGGCGACTGGACTCGACCACCCTCTGGTGAGGCAGCCTCCGTCCTGGTGAGGCAGGCTCCGTCGCCCGCAAAATCGTCTGTCGGCGCCGACGATTCCGGAAGACGAAACGGGATCGACACACCGGTCATCTACTCTTGAACCGTGCTTGAAGAGGAATACCAGCCCCGACGCCGATTGCCGCCGCACCTGCGCAAAAAACCCGAGCCGGAGACGCCGTTCAGTTACTCGATTCGTGAGGCGCGGCCGGAGGATCTGCCGCACATCCGCGAGATCTACAACTACTACGTCGCCAACAGTGTCGTGACCTTCGACGAAGACAAGATGTCGCTCGCGAAGTGGAAGGCGAAGTTCGCGCAGCTGCAGAAGCTTGGCCTGCCGTTCATCGTCGCCGAGTCGCCGAACGGTGTGATTCTGGGCTACGCGCTGGTGTCGCCGTGGAAGGACAAGCGGGCGTACCGCTTCACCGTCGAGAACTCGATCTATCTGGGCCCTGCGTCGACGGGGAAGGGGCTCGGTCGCGTACTGCTCGGCGAACTGATCGAGCGATCGAAGCAGGCTGGCCTGAAGGAGATTCTCGCCGTGATCAGCGACAAGGGTGCTGAGGGTTCGATCGCGCTGCACGAGTCCTTCGGGTTCGTGGAGATCGGCCGGATGGGGCGGGTCGGGTTCAAGTTCGAACGCTGGCTCGGAACCGTCCTGCTGCAGAAGTCGCTGAAGTAGGCGCGCGATGACTGAATCTGCGCCGCTTGAGAGGCCCGCCAGAAGTACGCCGCTTCGTGCATACGCCGGTGAGATCCACGCGGACCCGGATGCCGTCTTCGCGGCTCTCGAGCGACGGTTGCGTGAAGGTTCCACCGAATCCACGCTGGCCGTCGACCGTGCTGGGCGTTTCGTCGCGGTGCAGGGCGGCTGGTGGTACCGGGCTGAATACCGGGTTCTGGCATCCGACGACGGTGCTCGCATCGAACACGAGGTGCTGAATGTGGCACCGAGGCTTCACTGGGCTGGGCCACTTGCCGGGCGCAGGGTGCTCGCGGACTCGCCAGCCGCCTTCGGCGCGCTGCTCACCGGATTGGCCGCCGAGCTCGAACGCTGAGCCGCACCACCGAACTTCTCCCGCGCTCAACTGTCACGAATGCACGGCAACCGTCCCGCAACCATGCATTTGCGACAGTTGAGCGACGGTACTGAACCCCGCGCGGGTTCGACTGTCACGGATGCACGGCAACCGTCCCGCAACCATGCATTTGCGACAGTTGAGCGACGGTACTGAACCCCGCGCGGGTTCGACTGTCACGGATGCACGGCAACCGTCCCGCAACCATGCATTTGCGACAGTTGAGCGACGGTACTGAACCCCGCGCGGGTTCGACTGTCACGGATGCACGGCATCCGCCCGGCAACCATGCATTTGCGACAGTTGAACGACGGCACCGAACCCCGCACGCGCTCAACTGTCACGGATGCACGGCATCCGCCCGGCAACCATGCATTTGCGACAGTTGAACGACGGCACTGAACCCCGCACGCGCTCAACTGTCACGAATGCACGGCAACCGCCCGGCAACCATGCATTTGCGACAGTTGAGCGACGGTACTGAACCCCGCGCGGGTTCGACTGTCACGAATGCACGGCAAGCCGCCGGAACCATGCATTAGCGACAGTTGAGCGACGGTACGGCGCGGCTCATACGACAAAGGCCGGTGGAGCTGTTGCCCCACCGGCCTTTGTGTTGAGTGTGCGTCTGCCACCCGCGGTCACGGCGCGTCAGACGTGGGCGGTCCCTTACCCGCGCGGGGTTGCCCGGCTGAGGATGAAGTAACCCGCGAGCGCCGAGAGCACCGTCGGTACGAGCAACCAGGCGACGACCCCCTGTGGTCCTGAGGCGACGAACCATTCACCGACAAGGTGCCAGGTCTGCGTCAGGGTGACCAGAGCGACGGCGCCGACGATGAGGATGATGCTGATGGCTGATGCGACCAGGAGGCCGTTCGTGCGCCAGCGCATGAAGATCGCTCCGCTCACCGTGCCGATGAAAGCGAAGAACATCATGGCGACGGTAAATACGAAGAGCCGCTGCCAGAGCTCACCCGTACCGAAGTACA is part of the Mycetocola zhujimingii genome and encodes:
- a CDS encoding uracil-DNA glycosylase, which gives rise to MNFTLTELAAQGLIDRGWASALEPVQPELSALSEFLDAETASGRGFLPAPENVLRAFRSPLDGIRVLLVGQDPYPTPGHPIGLSFAADPHVRPLPRSLVNIYRELNDDLGIAPAESGDLSPWTDRGVLLLNRVLTVSPGEAGSHRRKGWEAVTGCAIRAIAARDKPLVSILWGKDAQALAPLLGSTPRIESVHPSPLSASRGFFGSRPFSRANELLVEQGAEPIDWRLDSTTLW
- a CDS encoding GNAT family N-acetyltransferase — its product is MLEEEYQPRRRLPPHLRKKPEPETPFSYSIREARPEDLPHIREIYNYYVANSVVTFDEDKMSLAKWKAKFAQLQKLGLPFIVAESPNGVILGYALVSPWKDKRAYRFTVENSIYLGPASTGKGLGRVLLGELIERSKQAGLKEILAVISDKGAEGSIALHESFGFVEIGRMGRVGFKFERWLGTVLLQKSLK